One region of Corvus moneduloides isolate bCorMon1 chromosome 1, bCorMon1.pri, whole genome shotgun sequence genomic DNA includes:
- the LOC116435941 gene encoding leucine-rich repeat-containing protein 14-like isoform X1, producing the protein MGSLRGFGGALDWFWGSLDWFWGSLDWAEALLGLLQVPIFATTPLKLPSPKRPPLPSSPSHSSHRFPFQRGYPWIRGFSRDSAMAPSRSRSTQIPPCIPKRQLPPGYSDSLLFLCARRMVAQHPLPVLLPALPAHLYPILFQAAFLDGRPLVLRDLVTAWPFPVLNFQRLVGRRELLRDHPCKLCVQAVILAVVAQLRRDLEEPGRDSSGCRLRVLDVTGVPDDPAGRAPDGMSVWSGTVALAKACVEVSKHQREFQRRGSKRHKGRSGAATAAAAPQPPGVDVHADLFVNGTSYGILRDALQTGAAGPLRLKCREFQAEKLSLAGIVSLLESLDPSCVRRVDLRFRNLGLTGLSVILPHLSRFPELRSLKLQYSNVDVRRPTPESAIGIRCLAGQLGMLPSLRELNLGSSRLSGNLRQILCDLQAPLESLELAFCSLLPADLAFLSQSFHAPALKRLDLSGHDFSQSLLEPLRLLLEETSASLLHLDLMECRMADSHLDALLPTLRRCSRLRFLGLYGNSLSTAALKDLLQKTLELPDLRLVVYPFPVDCYKPEPPRRIPGSRRIYEEPMDGERLAAASAEISQLLANSGRTDLVWTYNPYGHGAMDYFSL; encoded by the exons ATGGGCTCattgaggggatttgggggggccCTGGACTGGTTTTGGGGATCCCTGGACTGGTTTTGGGGATCCCTGGACTGGGCTGAGGCTCTTTTGGGGTTGCTCCAGGTCCCCATTTTTGCAACAACTCCACTCAagctcccctccccaaaacGCCCCCCTTTGCCTTCTTCGCCCTCCCATTCCTCCCACAGGTTCCCTTTCCAGCGGGGATATCCCTGGATTCGGGGCTTTTCCCGGGATTCCGCCATGGCTCCTTCACGCAGCCGCTCCACCCAAATCCCGCCGTGTATTCCCAAACGCCAGCTGCCCCCGGGATACTCGGattccctccttttcctgtgcGCCCGCCGCATGGTGGCTCAGCACCCCCTTCCCGTCCTCCTTCCCGCCCTTCCCGCCCACCTCTATCCCATCCTTTTCCAAGCTGCATTCCTGGATGGGAGACCCCTGGTCCTGCGGGATTTGGTGACCGCTTGGCCCTTCCCGGTGCTCAACTTCCAGCGGCTCGTGGGGCGCCGGGAGCTGCTCCGGGATCATCCCTGCAAGCTCTGCGTCCAGGCCGTCATCCTGGCCGTGGTGGCGCAGCTCCGGCGGGATCTGGAGGAGCCGGGACGCGattccag CGGGTGCCGGCTCCGCGTGCTGGATGTAACGGGAGTTCCGGATGATCCCGCCGGCCGCGCTCCCGACGGGATGAGCGTCTGGTCCGGCACCGTGGCCTTGGCCAAGGCCTGCGTGGAGGTGTCCAAGCACCAGCGGGAATTCCAGAGGCGCGGATCCAAGCGGCACAAAGGCCGTTCCGGCGCCGCCAcggccgcggccgctccgcAGCCCCCGGGCGTGGACGTCCACGCCGACCTGTTCGTCAACGGAACATCCTACGGGATCCTCCGGGACGCGCTCCAGACCGGAGCCGCCGGCCCGCTGCGCCTCAAGTGCCGGGAATTCCAAGCCGAGAAGCTCTCCCTGGCCGGAATCGTGAGCCTGCTGGAATCCTTGGATCCTTCCTGCGTGCGGAGGGTGGATCTGCGCTTCCGGAATCTGGGATTGACCGGGCTCTCGGTGATCCTGCCGCACCTCTCCCGCTTCCCGGAGCTGCGGAGCCTCAAGCTCCAGTACAGCAACGTCGACGTGCGGCGCCCGACGCCGGAATCGGCCATCGGAATCCGGTGCCTGGCCgggcagctgggaatgctgcccaGCCTCCGGGAGCTCAACCTGGGATCCTCCCGGCTCTCCGGGAATCTGCGCCAGATCCTCTG CGACCTCCAGGCTCCGTTGGAAAGCTTGGAATTGGCcttctgctccctccttcccgcCGACCTCGCCTTCCTCTCCCAAAGCTTCCACGCTCCGGCCCTCAAAAGGTTGGATCTGAGCGGCCACGACTTCTCCCAAAGCCTCCTggagccgctccggctgctcCTGGAGGAAACCTCGGCCTCGCTGCTGCACCTGGATCTCATGGAATGCCGCATGGCCGACTCCCACCTGGACGCGCTGCTGCCGACGCTCCGGCGCTGCTCCCGCCTGCGCTTCCTGGGACTCTACGGCAATTCCCTGTCCACGGCCGCGCTCAAGGATCTGCTCCAGAAAACCCTGGAGCTGCCGGATCTGCGCCTGGTCGTGTATCCCTTCCCTGTGGATTGCTACAAGCCGGAGCCTCCGCGCAGAATCCCGGGATCCCGGCGGATTTACGAGGAGCCCATGGATGGCGAACGTTTGGCGGCGGCGAGCGCCGagatttcccagctgctggcgAATTCCGGGAGAACCGACCTCGTCTGGACTTACAATCCCTACGGACACGGAGCCATGGACTACTTCTCCTTGTGA
- the LOC116435941 gene encoding leucine-rich repeat-containing protein 14-like isoform X2 produces MAPSRSRSTQIPPCIPKRQLPPGYSDSLLFLCARRMVAQHPLPVLLPALPAHLYPILFQAAFLDGRPLVLRDLVTAWPFPVLNFQRLVGRRELLRDHPCKLCVQAVILAVVAQLRRDLEEPGRDSSGCRLRVLDVTGVPDDPAGRAPDGMSVWSGTVALAKACVEVSKHQREFQRRGSKRHKGRSGAATAAAAPQPPGVDVHADLFVNGTSYGILRDALQTGAAGPLRLKCREFQAEKLSLAGIVSLLESLDPSCVRRVDLRFRNLGLTGLSVILPHLSRFPELRSLKLQYSNVDVRRPTPESAIGIRCLAGQLGMLPSLRELNLGSSRLSGNLRQILCDLQAPLESLELAFCSLLPADLAFLSQSFHAPALKRLDLSGHDFSQSLLEPLRLLLEETSASLLHLDLMECRMADSHLDALLPTLRRCSRLRFLGLYGNSLSTAALKDLLQKTLELPDLRLVVYPFPVDCYKPEPPRRIPGSRRIYEEPMDGERLAAASAEISQLLANSGRTDLVWTYNPYGHGAMDYFSL; encoded by the exons ATGGCTCCTTCACGCAGCCGCTCCACCCAAATCCCGCCGTGTATTCCCAAACGCCAGCTGCCCCCGGGATACTCGGattccctccttttcctgtgcGCCCGCCGCATGGTGGCTCAGCACCCCCTTCCCGTCCTCCTTCCCGCCCTTCCCGCCCACCTCTATCCCATCCTTTTCCAAGCTGCATTCCTGGATGGGAGACCCCTGGTCCTGCGGGATTTGGTGACCGCTTGGCCCTTCCCGGTGCTCAACTTCCAGCGGCTCGTGGGGCGCCGGGAGCTGCTCCGGGATCATCCCTGCAAGCTCTGCGTCCAGGCCGTCATCCTGGCCGTGGTGGCGCAGCTCCGGCGGGATCTGGAGGAGCCGGGACGCGattccag CGGGTGCCGGCTCCGCGTGCTGGATGTAACGGGAGTTCCGGATGATCCCGCCGGCCGCGCTCCCGACGGGATGAGCGTCTGGTCCGGCACCGTGGCCTTGGCCAAGGCCTGCGTGGAGGTGTCCAAGCACCAGCGGGAATTCCAGAGGCGCGGATCCAAGCGGCACAAAGGCCGTTCCGGCGCCGCCAcggccgcggccgctccgcAGCCCCCGGGCGTGGACGTCCACGCCGACCTGTTCGTCAACGGAACATCCTACGGGATCCTCCGGGACGCGCTCCAGACCGGAGCCGCCGGCCCGCTGCGCCTCAAGTGCCGGGAATTCCAAGCCGAGAAGCTCTCCCTGGCCGGAATCGTGAGCCTGCTGGAATCCTTGGATCCTTCCTGCGTGCGGAGGGTGGATCTGCGCTTCCGGAATCTGGGATTGACCGGGCTCTCGGTGATCCTGCCGCACCTCTCCCGCTTCCCGGAGCTGCGGAGCCTCAAGCTCCAGTACAGCAACGTCGACGTGCGGCGCCCGACGCCGGAATCGGCCATCGGAATCCGGTGCCTGGCCgggcagctgggaatgctgcccaGCCTCCGGGAGCTCAACCTGGGATCCTCCCGGCTCTCCGGGAATCTGCGCCAGATCCTCTG CGACCTCCAGGCTCCGTTGGAAAGCTTGGAATTGGCcttctgctccctccttcccgcCGACCTCGCCTTCCTCTCCCAAAGCTTCCACGCTCCGGCCCTCAAAAGGTTGGATCTGAGCGGCCACGACTTCTCCCAAAGCCTCCTggagccgctccggctgctcCTGGAGGAAACCTCGGCCTCGCTGCTGCACCTGGATCTCATGGAATGCCGCATGGCCGACTCCCACCTGGACGCGCTGCTGCCGACGCTCCGGCGCTGCTCCCGCCTGCGCTTCCTGGGACTCTACGGCAATTCCCTGTCCACGGCCGCGCTCAAGGATCTGCTCCAGAAAACCCTGGAGCTGCCGGATCTGCGCCTGGTCGTGTATCCCTTCCCTGTGGATTGCTACAAGCCGGAGCCTCCGCGCAGAATCCCGGGATCCCGGCGGATTTACGAGGAGCCCATGGATGGCGAACGTTTGGCGGCGGCGAGCGCCGagatttcccagctgctggcgAATTCCGGGAGAACCGACCTCGTCTGGACTTACAATCCCTACGGACACGGAGCCATGGACTACTTCTCCTTGTGA
- the C1H8orf82 gene encoding UPF0598 protein C8orf82 homolog produces MRVGAVLRLCARPALRHQQGQRPGPGSREYFYYLDHQGQLFLDDTKVKNFITCFKDVGFLSFFFKHLERNRSGRYEAEFPFLSRCGRERNFLRCEDLPVVFTQILPGSDGNHLLSYCGGGARLAVPFQPGMLTVFPENGRLYHPAPDQAGGVGLVRSALASEWSLGFQFGEGSERPPTHFLWEGRRYRLSGELLGILRAEKLGCGQELEAAPAAS; encoded by the exons ATGCGGGTGGGGGCGGTGCTGCGGCTCTGCGCCCGCCCGGCGCTCCGGCACCAGCAGGGGCAGCGGCCGGGGCCGGGAAGCCGCGAGTATTTTTATTACTTGGATCACCAAGGGCAG cttttcctGGATGACACCAAAGTCAAGAACTTCATCACCTgcttcaaag ATGTGGGAttcctctccttcttcttcaaGCACCTGGAGCGCAACCGGAGCGGGCGCTACGAGGCGGAATTCCCGTTCCTTTCCCGCTGCGGCCGGGAGCGGAATTTCCTGCGCTGTGAAGATCTTCCCGTGGTTTTCACCCAAATCCTGCCTGGATCCGACGGGAATCACCTCCTGTCCTACTGCGGAGGCGGCGCCCGCCTGGCGGTGCCTTTCCAGCCGGGAATGCTGACGGTATTCCCGGAAAACGGGCGGCTCTACCACCCGGCTCCGGACCAAGCCGGCGGCGTGGGATTGGTGCGCTCGGCTCTGGCTTCCGAGTGGAGTTTGGGATTCCAGTTTGGAGAAGGCTCGGAGCGACCCCCGACCCATttcctgtgggaagggaggaggtATCGGCTCTCCGGGGAATTGCTGGGAATTCTGCGGGCGGAAAAGTTGGGATGCGGGCAGGAATTGGAGGCTGCGCCCGCCGCTTCCTAA
- the LRRC14 gene encoding leucine-rich repeat-containing protein 14 isoform X1: MRRHGSEVSVRAGYKQGLRAGAPSESMDSLLFLCARRIVAHRPLPALPADLYPILFQAAFLDGRPLVLRDLVTAWPFPVLNFQRLVGRRELLRDHPCKLCVQAVILAVVAQLRRDLEEPGRDSRRFRLRLLDMTGLPDAASGRAPDGMSVWSGTVALAKACVEVSKHQREFQRRGSKRHKGRSGAATAAAAPQPPGVDVHADLFVNGTSYGILRDALQTGAAGPLRLKCREFQAEELSASGIVTLLESLDPSCVRRVDLRFNNLGLTGLSVILPHLSRFPELRSLKLQYSNVDVRRPTPESAIGIRCLAGQLGMLPSLRELNLGSSRLSGNLRQILCDLQAPLESLELAFCSLLPADLAFLSQSFHAPALKRLDLSGHDFSQSLLEPLRLLLEETSASLLHLDLMECRMADSHLDALLPTLRRCSRLRFLGLYGNSLSTAALKDLLQKTLELLDLRLVVYPFPVDCYKPEAPSESGWNYEEPMDGERLAAASAEISRMLANSGRTDLVWTYNPYGHGAMDYFSL, translated from the exons ATGCGCAGACACGGAAGTGAAGTTTCCGTGCGGGCCGGGTACAAGCAGGGGCTGCGGGCGGGCG CCCCCTCGGAATCCATGgattccctgcttttcctctgcgCCCGCCGCATCGTCGCCCACCGCCCTCTTCCCGCCCTTCCTGCCGATCTCTATCCCATCCTTTTCCAAGCTGCATTCCTGGATGGGAGACCCCTGGTCCTGCGGGATTTGGTGACCGCTTGGCCCTTCCCGGTGCTCAACTTCCAGCGGCTCGTGGGGCGCCGGGAGCTGCTCCGGGATCATCCCTGCAAGCTCTGCGTCCAGGCCGTCATCCTGGCCGTGGTGGCGCAGCTCCGGCGGGATCTGGAGGAGCCGGGACGCGattccag ACGGTTCCGGCTCCGACTGCTGGACATGACCGGACTCCCGGATGCCGCCTCCGGCCGCGCTCCCGACGGGATGAGCGTCTGGTCCGGCACCGTGGCCTTGGCCAAGGCCTGCGTGGAGGTGTCCAAGCACCAGCGGGAATTCCAGAGGCGCGGATCCAAGCGGCACAAAGGCCGTTCCGGCGCCGCCAcggccgcggccgctccgcAGCCCCCGGGCGTGGACGTCCACGCCGACCTGTTCGTCAACGGAACATCCTACGGGATCCTCCGGGACGCGCTCCAGACCGGAGCCGCCGGCCCGCTGCGCCTCAAGTGCCGGGAATTCCAAGCCGAGGAACTCTCGGCATCCGGAATCGTGACTTTGTTGGAATCCTTGGATCCTTCCTGCGTGCGGAGGGTGGATCTGCGCTTCAACAATCTGGGATTGACCGGGCTCTCGGTGATCCTGCCGCACCTCTCCCGCTTCCCGGAGCTGCGGAGCCTCAAGCTCCAGTACAGCAACGTCGACGTGCGGCGCCCGACGCCGGAATCGGCCATCGGAATCCGGTGCCTGGCCgggcagctgggaatgctgcccaGCCTCCGGGAGCTCAACCTGGGATCCTCCCGGCTCTCCGGGAATCTGCGCCAGATCCTCTG CGACCTCCAGGCTCCGTTGGAAAGCTTGGAATTGGCcttctgctccctccttcccgcCGACCTCGCCTTCCTCTCCCAAAGCTTCCACGCTCCGGCCCTCAAAAGGTTGGATCTGAGCGGCCACGACTTCTCCCAAAGCCTCCTggagccgctccggctgctcCTGGAGGAAACCTCGGCCTCGCTGCTGCACCTGGATCTCATGGAATGCCGCATGGCCGACTCCCACCTGGACGCGCTGCTGCCGACGCTCCGGCGCTGCTCCCGCCTGCGCTTCCTGGGACTCTACGGCAATTCCCTGTCCACGGCCGCGCTCAAGGATCTGCTCCAGAAaaccctggagctgctggatctGCGCCTGGTCGTGTATCCCTTCCCTGTGGATTGCTACAAGCCGGAGGCGCCCTCGGAATCCGGGTGGAATTACGAGGAGCCCATGGATGGCGAACGTTTGGCGGCGGCGAGCGCCGAGATTTCCCGGATGTTGGCGAATTCCGGGAGAACCGACCTCGTCTGGACTTACAATCCCTACGGACACGGAGCCATGGACTACTTCTCCTTGTGA
- the LRRC14 gene encoding leucine-rich repeat-containing protein 14 isoform X2 gives MTDSAPSESMDSLLFLCARRIVAHRPLPALPADLYPILFQAAFLDGRPLVLRDLVTAWPFPVLNFQRLVGRRELLRDHPCKLCVQAVILAVVAQLRRDLEEPGRDSRRFRLRLLDMTGLPDAASGRAPDGMSVWSGTVALAKACVEVSKHQREFQRRGSKRHKGRSGAATAAAAPQPPGVDVHADLFVNGTSYGILRDALQTGAAGPLRLKCREFQAEELSASGIVTLLESLDPSCVRRVDLRFNNLGLTGLSVILPHLSRFPELRSLKLQYSNVDVRRPTPESAIGIRCLAGQLGMLPSLRELNLGSSRLSGNLRQILCDLQAPLESLELAFCSLLPADLAFLSQSFHAPALKRLDLSGHDFSQSLLEPLRLLLEETSASLLHLDLMECRMADSHLDALLPTLRRCSRLRFLGLYGNSLSTAALKDLLQKTLELLDLRLVVYPFPVDCYKPEAPSESGWNYEEPMDGERLAAASAEISRMLANSGRTDLVWTYNPYGHGAMDYFSL, from the exons ATGACAGACAGCG CCCCCTCGGAATCCATGgattccctgcttttcctctgcgCCCGCCGCATCGTCGCCCACCGCCCTCTTCCCGCCCTTCCTGCCGATCTCTATCCCATCCTTTTCCAAGCTGCATTCCTGGATGGGAGACCCCTGGTCCTGCGGGATTTGGTGACCGCTTGGCCCTTCCCGGTGCTCAACTTCCAGCGGCTCGTGGGGCGCCGGGAGCTGCTCCGGGATCATCCCTGCAAGCTCTGCGTCCAGGCCGTCATCCTGGCCGTGGTGGCGCAGCTCCGGCGGGATCTGGAGGAGCCGGGACGCGattccag ACGGTTCCGGCTCCGACTGCTGGACATGACCGGACTCCCGGATGCCGCCTCCGGCCGCGCTCCCGACGGGATGAGCGTCTGGTCCGGCACCGTGGCCTTGGCCAAGGCCTGCGTGGAGGTGTCCAAGCACCAGCGGGAATTCCAGAGGCGCGGATCCAAGCGGCACAAAGGCCGTTCCGGCGCCGCCAcggccgcggccgctccgcAGCCCCCGGGCGTGGACGTCCACGCCGACCTGTTCGTCAACGGAACATCCTACGGGATCCTCCGGGACGCGCTCCAGACCGGAGCCGCCGGCCCGCTGCGCCTCAAGTGCCGGGAATTCCAAGCCGAGGAACTCTCGGCATCCGGAATCGTGACTTTGTTGGAATCCTTGGATCCTTCCTGCGTGCGGAGGGTGGATCTGCGCTTCAACAATCTGGGATTGACCGGGCTCTCGGTGATCCTGCCGCACCTCTCCCGCTTCCCGGAGCTGCGGAGCCTCAAGCTCCAGTACAGCAACGTCGACGTGCGGCGCCCGACGCCGGAATCGGCCATCGGAATCCGGTGCCTGGCCgggcagctgggaatgctgcccaGCCTCCGGGAGCTCAACCTGGGATCCTCCCGGCTCTCCGGGAATCTGCGCCAGATCCTCTG CGACCTCCAGGCTCCGTTGGAAAGCTTGGAATTGGCcttctgctccctccttcccgcCGACCTCGCCTTCCTCTCCCAAAGCTTCCACGCTCCGGCCCTCAAAAGGTTGGATCTGAGCGGCCACGACTTCTCCCAAAGCCTCCTggagccgctccggctgctcCTGGAGGAAACCTCGGCCTCGCTGCTGCACCTGGATCTCATGGAATGCCGCATGGCCGACTCCCACCTGGACGCGCTGCTGCCGACGCTCCGGCGCTGCTCCCGCCTGCGCTTCCTGGGACTCTACGGCAATTCCCTGTCCACGGCCGCGCTCAAGGATCTGCTCCAGAAaaccctggagctgctggatctGCGCCTGGTCGTGTATCCCTTCCCTGTGGATTGCTACAAGCCGGAGGCGCCCTCGGAATCCGGGTGGAATTACGAGGAGCCCATGGATGGCGAACGTTTGGCGGCGGCGAGCGCCGAGATTTCCCGGATGTTGGCGAATTCCGGGAGAACCGACCTCGTCTGGACTTACAATCCCTACGGACACGGAGCCATGGACTACTTCTCCTTGTGA